A stretch of Proteiniborus sp. DW1 DNA encodes these proteins:
- the rplB gene encoding 50S ribosomal protein L2 → MGIKKYKATSPAIRQMTVSTFEEITKKEPEKSLVVSLNRQAGRNAHGKITVRHRGGGAKRKYRIIDFKRNKDGIPGKVAAIEYDPNRTANIALINYADGEKRYIIAPLGLKVGDVIESGPDADIKVGNALPLGNIPVGTIIHNIELKAGKGGQLVRSAGNEAQLMGKEGNYATVKLPSGEFRLIRVECRATIGQVGNIDHENITVGKAGRKRHMGFRPTVRGSVMNPNDHPHGGGEGRTGIGRPSPVTPWGKPALGYKTRKKNKKSNQYIVRARKK, encoded by the coding sequence AAGAAATACAAAGCGACTTCGCCTGCAATTAGACAAATGACTGTTTCAACATTTGAAGAAATAACAAAAAAAGAGCCTGAAAAGTCATTAGTTGTAAGCTTAAATAGACAAGCGGGAAGAAACGCCCACGGAAAGATTACAGTTAGACACAGAGGCGGCGGAGCTAAAAGAAAATATAGAATAATTGATTTCAAAAGAAATAAAGATGGCATACCTGGAAAGGTAGCTGCAATAGAGTATGATCCAAACAGAACAGCAAACATTGCATTAATAAACTATGCTGATGGAGAGAAAAGATATATAATTGCTCCACTTGGTTTAAAAGTTGGAGATGTAATAGAATCAGGTCCAGATGCAGATATTAAAGTAGGTAATGCACTACCATTAGGAAATATACCAGTAGGTACAATAATCCATAATATAGAATTAAAAGCTGGAAAAGGCGGACAGCTAGTTAGATCAGCTGGAAACGAAGCACAGCTTATGGGTAAAGAAGGAAACTATGCTACTGTTAAACTACCATCTGGTGAATTTAGACTAATTAGAGTAGAATGTAGAGCAACAATAGGTCAAGTAGGAAACATAGACCATGAAAATATAACAGTAGGTAAAGCTGGAAGAAAGAGACACATGGGCTTTAGACCAACAGTTAGAGGTAGCGTTATGAACCCTAACGATCACCCACACGGTGGTGGTGAAGGAAGAACAGGTATAGGTAGACCATCTCCTGTAACACCATGGGGTAAACCAGCATTAGGATACAAGACTCGTAAGAAAAACAAAAAATCAAATCAATATATCGTTAGAGCGAGAAAGAAATAA